A DNA window from Macadamia integrifolia cultivar HAES 741 chromosome 4, SCU_Mint_v3, whole genome shotgun sequence contains the following coding sequences:
- the LOC122077577 gene encoding putative exosome complex exonuclease RRP42 isoform X1, whose amino-acid sequence MAGPSVGGKHFIQGAIAQDLHTDGRKRLVYRPISVETGVIPQANGSARVRTGTTDVIASVKRNFLLIFPSNHHWQAELGKPYLLQPGKGRVIINVDCSPAEASVFKGRGGKELSTELSIALQRCLLGSTIGTSTTISNSAAPQRCLLGSKSGTGVGIDCSSLMIAEGKLCWELYVDGLVVSSDGNLLDALGAAIKAALNNTCIPKVYITTAASADDEKPEIDISDEEFLQFDTSGIPVIVTLTKVGSHFIVDATSEEESQMSLAVSISINRNGHICGLTKQGGAGLDHRVILDIISLAKHVSEQ is encoded by the exons ATGGCGGGACCATCTGTTGGAGGGAAACATTTCATACAGGGTGCTATTGCTCAAGACCTTCACACTGATGGTCGAAAAAGATTAGTTTACCGACCTATATCTGTTGAAACTGGAGTCATTCCTCAG GCAAATGGTTCTGCAAGAGTTAGAACGGGAACTACTGATGTCATTGCCAGTGTGAAG AGGAATTTCCTGCTAATATTTCCTAGCAATCACCATTGGCAGGCTGAACTTGGAAAACCATATCTGCTTCAACCTGGTAAAGGCAGGGTCATCATAAATGTTGATTGTAGTCCCGCAGAAGCTTCTGTATTTAAG GGCAGAGGAGGTAAAGAGTTATCAACGGAACTCTCAATTGCACTGCAGAGATGCTTATTGGGTAGTACAATTGGAACAAGTACGACTATCAGTAATTCAGCTGCACCGCAGAGATGTTTATTGGGTAGTAAAAGTGGAACAG GGGTTGGCATTGACTGCTCATCTCTAATGATTGCGGAAGGGAAACTGTGCTGGGAATTATATGTTGATGGCCTTGTTGTCAGTTCTGATGGGAATTTACTAGATGCCTTAGGTGCTGCAATCAAG GCTGCCTTGAACAATACATGCATCCCAAAAGTCTATATAACTACAGCTGCCTCTGCCGATGATGAGAAGCCAGAAATTGACATTAGTGATGAAGAGTTTTTACAGTTTGACACCTCTGGCATCCCTGTAATTGTAACTTTAACCAAG GTTGGTAGTCACTTCATTGTAGATGCAACCTCGGAAGAGGAATCCCAGATGAGTTTAGCTGTGTCTATTTCTATTAATAGGAATGGGCATATATGTGGGCTGACCAAACAAGGGGGTGCAGGCCTAGACCATAGAGTAATTCTTGACATAATATCTTTGGCAAAGCATGTGAGTGAGCAGTGA
- the LOC122077577 gene encoding putative exosome complex exonuclease RRP42 isoform X2, which yields MAGPSVGGKHFIQGAIAQDLHTDGRKRLVYRPISVETGVIPQANGSARVRTGTTDVIASVKAELGKPYLLQPGKGRVIINVDCSPAEASVFKGRGGKELSTELSIALQRCLLGSTIGTSTTISNSAAPQRCLLGSKSGTGVGIDCSSLMIAEGKLCWELYVDGLVVSSDGNLLDALGAAIKAALNNTCIPKVYITTAASADDEKPEIDISDEEFLQFDTSGIPVIVTLTKVGSHFIVDATSEEESQMSLAVSISINRNGHICGLTKQGGAGLDHRVILDIISLAKHVSEQ from the exons ATGGCGGGACCATCTGTTGGAGGGAAACATTTCATACAGGGTGCTATTGCTCAAGACCTTCACACTGATGGTCGAAAAAGATTAGTTTACCGACCTATATCTGTTGAAACTGGAGTCATTCCTCAG GCAAATGGTTCTGCAAGAGTTAGAACGGGAACTACTGATGTCATTGCCAGTGTGAAG GCTGAACTTGGAAAACCATATCTGCTTCAACCTGGTAAAGGCAGGGTCATCATAAATGTTGATTGTAGTCCCGCAGAAGCTTCTGTATTTAAG GGCAGAGGAGGTAAAGAGTTATCAACGGAACTCTCAATTGCACTGCAGAGATGCTTATTGGGTAGTACAATTGGAACAAGTACGACTATCAGTAATTCAGCTGCACCGCAGAGATGTTTATTGGGTAGTAAAAGTGGAACAG GGGTTGGCATTGACTGCTCATCTCTAATGATTGCGGAAGGGAAACTGTGCTGGGAATTATATGTTGATGGCCTTGTTGTCAGTTCTGATGGGAATTTACTAGATGCCTTAGGTGCTGCAATCAAG GCTGCCTTGAACAATACATGCATCCCAAAAGTCTATATAACTACAGCTGCCTCTGCCGATGATGAGAAGCCAGAAATTGACATTAGTGATGAAGAGTTTTTACAGTTTGACACCTCTGGCATCCCTGTAATTGTAACTTTAACCAAG GTTGGTAGTCACTTCATTGTAGATGCAACCTCGGAAGAGGAATCCCAGATGAGTTTAGCTGTGTCTATTTCTATTAATAGGAATGGGCATATATGTGGGCTGACCAAACAAGGGGGTGCAGGCCTAGACCATAGAGTAATTCTTGACATAATATCTTTGGCAAAGCATGTGAGTGAGCAGTGA
- the LOC122075147 gene encoding galactinol synthase 1-like: MAPPEVPIHDVVSGSAEKVTTHYSKRAYVTFLAGNGDYVKGVVGLVKGLRKVKSAYPLVVAILPDVPEEHREILRAQGCIVREIEPIYPPENQTQFAHAYYVINYSKLQIWKFEEYSKMVYLDADIQVFENIDHLFDAPEGYFYAVMDCFCEPAWSKSPQYSIGYCQQCPDKVNWPAEMGSPPSLYFNAGMFVFQPSRLTCESLLETLKVTTPTLFAVQDFLNMFFQHMYKPIPLVYNLILAMLWRHPENVEIDKVKVVHYCAAGSKPWRFTGKEANMDRKDIKMLVAKWWEVYNDESLDFKPENPELEGETFSKPSIMATMPKPEISYIPAPSAA; this comes from the exons ATGGCCCCACCGGAAGTGCCTATCCACGACGTGGTTTCGGGTTCCGCCGAGAAGGTTACGACCCATTACTCCAAGAGAGCCTACGTGACATTCCTAGCCGGTAATGGTGACTATGTTAAGGGAGTGGTGGGATTAGTAAAGGGCCTACGTAAGGTGAAGAGCGCTTACCCTCTAGTGGTGGCAATCTTGCCGGACGTGCCAGAGGAACACCGTGAGATCTTGAGAGCTCAAGGCTGCATCGTTCGTGAAATTGAACCCATCTACCCACCTGAGAACCAAACCCAATTTGCTCATGCCTACTATGTTATTAACTACTCCAAGCTCCAAATATGGAAA TTTGAAGAGTATAGTAAGATGGTTTACTTAGATGCTGATATCCAAGTGTTTGAGAATATTGATCATCTCTTTGATGCACCGGAGGGGTACTTCTATGCTGTGATGGACTGCTTCTGTGAGCCGGCGTGGAGTAAATCGCCGCAATACTCCATTGGGTATTGCCAGCAATGCCCGGATAAGGTAAATTGGCCTGCAGAGATGGGTTCACCACCTTCCTTGTACTTCAATGCTGGGATGTTCGTGTTTCAGCCTAGCAGGTTAACTTGTGAATCACTTCTTGAGACTCTGAAAGTCACGACGCCCACCTTATTTGCAGTGCAA GATTTCTTGAACATGTTCTTCCAACACATGTACAAACCCATCCCTCTTGTATACAATTTGATTCTAGCCATGCTCTGGCGCCACCCTGAGAATGTTGAGATTGACAAAGTTAAGGTGGTCCACTACTGTGCGGCT GGATCAAAGCCATGGAGGTTCACTGGCAAAGAAGCAAACATGGATAGAAAGGACATTAAAATGTTAGTGGCTAAATGGTGGGAAGTTTACAATGATGAATCACTGGACTTCAAGCCAGAGAATCCTGAACTAGAGGGAGAGACCTTCTCTAAGCCATCTATTATGGCTACCATGCCTAAGCCTGAGATTTCATATATTCCAGCACCTTCTGCTGCTTAA
- the LOC122077577 gene encoding putative exosome complex exonuclease RRP42 isoform X3, which produces MAGPSVGGKHFIQGAIAQDLHTDGRKRLVYRPISVETGVIPQANGSARVRTGTTDVIASVKGRGGKELSTELSIALQRCLLGSTIGTSTTISNSAAPQRCLLGSKSGTGVGIDCSSLMIAEGKLCWELYVDGLVVSSDGNLLDALGAAIKAALNNTCIPKVYITTAASADDEKPEIDISDEEFLQFDTSGIPVIVTLTKVGSHFIVDATSEEESQMSLAVSISINRNGHICGLTKQGGAGLDHRVILDIISLAKHVSEQ; this is translated from the exons ATGGCGGGACCATCTGTTGGAGGGAAACATTTCATACAGGGTGCTATTGCTCAAGACCTTCACACTGATGGTCGAAAAAGATTAGTTTACCGACCTATATCTGTTGAAACTGGAGTCATTCCTCAG GCAAATGGTTCTGCAAGAGTTAGAACGGGAACTACTGATGTCATTGCCAGTGTGAAG GGCAGAGGAGGTAAAGAGTTATCAACGGAACTCTCAATTGCACTGCAGAGATGCTTATTGGGTAGTACAATTGGAACAAGTACGACTATCAGTAATTCAGCTGCACCGCAGAGATGTTTATTGGGTAGTAAAAGTGGAACAG GGGTTGGCATTGACTGCTCATCTCTAATGATTGCGGAAGGGAAACTGTGCTGGGAATTATATGTTGATGGCCTTGTTGTCAGTTCTGATGGGAATTTACTAGATGCCTTAGGTGCTGCAATCAAG GCTGCCTTGAACAATACATGCATCCCAAAAGTCTATATAACTACAGCTGCCTCTGCCGATGATGAGAAGCCAGAAATTGACATTAGTGATGAAGAGTTTTTACAGTTTGACACCTCTGGCATCCCTGTAATTGTAACTTTAACCAAG GTTGGTAGTCACTTCATTGTAGATGCAACCTCGGAAGAGGAATCCCAGATGAGTTTAGCTGTGTCTATTTCTATTAATAGGAATGGGCATATATGTGGGCTGACCAAACAAGGGGGTGCAGGCCTAGACCATAGAGTAATTCTTGACATAATATCTTTGGCAAAGCATGTGAGTGAGCAGTGA